In a genomic window of bacterium:
- a CDS encoding thioredoxin domain-containing protein gives MRKRYTPAPLKKALLAVLAVGLLIGAIVWLKTQKGAPSVYDTFAQCLSEKKAVMYGAYWCSHCRDQKEAFGSSFSHVSYIECATQGSSAQTKVCTDAGIKGYPTWVFADGTRIEGVMSFKTLSEKTSCPLP, from the coding sequence ATGAGAAAACGATACACACCCGCTCCGTTAAAGAAAGCTCTGCTGGCGGTTCTTGCGGTGGGGCTTTTGATAGGCGCCATCGTGTGGCTCAAGACGCAGAAGGGCGCGCCCTCTGTTTATGATACTTTTGCGCAGTGTCTTTCGGAGAAAAAGGCCGTAATGTATGGCGCGTATTGGTGTTCGCATTGCCGAGACCAGAAGGAGGCGTTCGGTTCGTCTTTCTCACATGTTTCATACATAGAATGCGCCACTCAGGGTTCATCTGCACAAACAAAGGTCTGCACGGATGCCGGCATAAAAGGATATCCGACATGGGTTTTCGCCGACGGCACAAGAATAGAAGGAGTCATGTCCTTTAAGACCTTAAGCGAAAAAACCTCTTGTCCTCTTCCATGA
- a CDS encoding vitamin K epoxide reductase family protein, whose protein sequence is MKYHRAISFLAVLGIIVSGLSLFHHYSRTAWAFCSFGGAFSCDLVNRSIYAEVFGIPVALMGLLGYGALLGVSLAHSHYDMSRLLLAMSLAALAFSLYLTYIEAFVLAVWCLLCLASLALAIGVTLASIKLYQQSFKN, encoded by the coding sequence ATGAAATATCACCGCGCTATTTCGTTCCTGGCGGTTTTAGGAATCATTGTCTCCGGGTTATCGCTCTTCCATCACTATAGTCGGACTGCTTGGGCTTTTTGCAGTTTCGGGGGCGCCTTTAGCTGTGATTTGGTGAATCGCAGTATCTACGCAGAGGTCTTCGGCATTCCGGTAGCACTCATGGGTCTTTTGGGATATGGCGCGCTTCTGGGCGTTTCCCTTGCGCATAGCCATTATGATATGTCCCGGCTGCTTCTTGCGATGTCCCTTGCGGCTCTCGCGTTTTCGCTCTATCTGACGTATATTGAAGCATTTGTACTTGCGGTATGGTGTCTTTTGTGTTTGGCATCTCTTGCGCTGGCCATAGGCGTAACTCTTGCGTCCATTAAGCTCTATCAACAATCGTTTAAAAACTAA